The following proteins are encoded in a genomic region of Oncorhynchus masou masou isolate Uvic2021 chromosome 32, UVic_Omas_1.1, whole genome shotgun sequence:
- the LOC135526739 gene encoding transmembrane emp24 domain-containing protein 9-like: MVAVKMQSCVLLVLFLNVYYTFVSSLYFHIGETEKKCFIEEIPDETMIIGNYRTQLYDKQKEEYLPATQGLGMFVEVKDPDEKVILSRQYGSEGRFTFTSHTPGEHQICLHSNSSKFALFAGGMLRVHLDIQVGEHTNNYAEIAAKDKLTELQLRVRQLVEQVDQIQKEQNYQRYREERFRQTSESTNQRVLWWSIVQTLILVAIGFWQMRHLKSFFEAKKLV, encoded by the exons ATGGTGGCAGTCAAAATGCAGTCTTGTGTGTTGTTAGTTTTGTTTTTGAACGTTTATTACACCTTTGTCTCCTCGCTGTACTTTCACATCGGGGAGACTGAGAAGAAATGCTTCATAGAGGAAATTCCGGATGAAACCATGATCATCG GAAACTATCGTACACAATTGTACGACAAACAGAAAGAAGAGTACCTTCCTGCCACACAGGGCCTGGGGATGTTTGTTGAGGTGAAAGACCCTGATGAGAAG GTGATCCTGTCGCGTCAATACGGCTCGGAGGGAAGATTCACCTTCACTTCTCACACCCCAGGAGAACATCAGATATGCCTTCACTCCAACTCTTCCAAGTTTGCCCTCTTCGCTGGAGGAATGCTT AGAGTTCACCTGGACATCCAAGTGGGAGAGCACACCAATAACTATGCAGAGATTGCAGCCAAAGACAAGCTGACAGAGCTGCAGCTGAGAGTGAGACAGCTGGTGGAGCAAGTGGACCAGATCCAGAAGGAGCAGAACTATCAGAGG TACCGTGAGGAGCGCTTCAGGCAGACCAGTGAGAGCACAAACCAGAGGGTTCTGTGGTGGTCCATCGTTCAGACATTGATCCTGGTGGCCATTGGCTTCTGGCAGATGAGACATCTCAAGAGTTTCTTCGAAGCCAAGAAATTAGTGTAG